The following coding sequences are from one Candidatus Neomarinimicrobiota bacterium window:
- the rplC gene encoding 50S ribosomal protein L3 yields the protein MRGLIGQKLGMTQFWLDDGRVVPVTVIQGGPCVITQIKTEKTDGYSSVQLGYKDKKESRTTKAQLGHFKKAGASPKYFVHEFRDLEVGDKKEGDAVDVDMFTVGDRVTVSGTSKGRGFAGVMKRHNFHGGRASHGKSDQLRAGGSIGASSDPSRVWLGKKMPGRYGGKRASVRNLEVVAIDVDNHIVMVKGAVPGPNNGFVELLDRG from the coding sequence GAATGACACAGTTCTGGCTGGATGACGGACGGGTTGTACCTGTCACCGTTATTCAGGGAGGACCATGTGTTATTACTCAGATCAAGACTGAAAAGACTGATGGATATTCATCAGTTCAGCTTGGTTATAAAGACAAAAAAGAATCACGCACAACCAAGGCTCAACTTGGTCACTTCAAAAAAGCTGGCGCAAGCCCTAAGTATTTTGTTCATGAATTCCGCGATTTGGAAGTTGGGGATAAAAAAGAAGGCGATGCTGTAGATGTAGATATGTTTACAGTAGGTGACCGGGTCACTGTATCCGGGACAAGCAAGGGTCGTGGTTTCGCTGGTGTAATGAAGCGCCATAACTTTCATGGTGGTCGTGCCTCCCATGGAAAATCAGATCAGCTGCGTGCTGGTGGTTCCATTGGTGCCAGTTCAGATCCAAGTCGCGTGTGGCTGGGAAAGAAAATGCCTGGACGTTACGGCGGGAAAAGAGCCAGTGTTCGTAATTTAGAGGTTGTTGCAATTGATGTTGACAATCATATCGTAATGGTTAAGGGTGCAGTTCCCGGACCAAACAACGGCTTTGTTGAGCTGCTGGATCGGGGTTGA
- the rplD gene encoding 50S ribosomal protein L4: MKLKLYSSDGKATQKKVDVADSVFGIEPNEHVVYLAVKAELNNLRQGSVKTKSRAEVRGGGKKPFNQKGRGGARAGSTRSPIWVGGGHTFAISPKTYNMDLPKKVRRLARRSVLSDKTKSESIFVVDSFKFDKPRTKDIVAFLDTMKLSDKKLLILISDFDETFMLGGRNLKNVAIIETRYVSAYDLIDNEAILMDKASVEILNAQLAE; the protein is encoded by the coding sequence ATGAAATTAAAACTGTATTCATCTGATGGAAAAGCAACCCAGAAAAAGGTTGATGTCGCTGATTCCGTATTCGGGATCGAGCCCAATGAGCATGTTGTTTATTTGGCTGTTAAGGCTGAATTAAACAATTTGCGCCAGGGATCTGTGAAGACTAAAAGTCGTGCAGAGGTTCGTGGAGGCGGTAAAAAACCCTTTAATCAAAAGGGTCGTGGTGGCGCTCGTGCTGGATCAACCCGTTCACCGATTTGGGTTGGTGGTGGTCATACTTTCGCCATTTCTCCAAAAACCTATAACATGGATTTGCCCAAGAAGGTTAGACGTCTTGCGCGCCGTAGTGTTCTTTCAGATAAGACCAAATCAGAATCTATTTTTGTGGTTGATTCATTCAAATTTGACAAACCCAGAACCAAGGATATTGTCGCTTTTCTGGACACCATGAAACTTTCTGACAAGAAGTTGCTGATCTTGATATCCGATTTTGATGAGACTTTTATGCTGGGTGGCCGCAATCTTAAGAATGTTGCCATCATAGAGACGCGCTATGTGTCTGCTTATGATCTGATAGATAATGAAGCAATTCTTATGGATAAAGCTTCAGTCGAAATTCTTAATGCACAGTTGGCTGAATAG
- the rplW gene encoding 50S ribosomal protein L23, which yields MVMSNKIIIEPILSEKSAAYQEAERKYAFKVLKSANKIDIKRAVETRFSVRVDKVATMNMNGKVKRSTMRSGGRVIRTEGPRASWKKAIVTLREGEAIDFFRDEQA from the coding sequence ATGGTTATGAGTAATAAAATTATCATTGAACCGATTCTCTCTGAGAAAAGTGCGGCCTATCAGGAAGCTGAACGCAAATACGCCTTCAAGGTTCTTAAGTCAGCCAATAAGATTGATATCAAGCGTGCTGTTGAGACTCGCTTTAGCGTCAGGGTTGATAAGGTTGCTACTATGAATATGAACGGCAAGGTCAAGCGCTCTACTATGCGTAGTGGTGGTCGTGTCATTCGGACAGAGGGTCCTCGGGCCTCCTGGAAGAAGGCAATAGTTACCCTCCGCGAAGGCGAAGCAATTGACTTTTTCCGTGATGAACAGGCGTAG
- the rplB gene encoding 50S ribosomal protein L2, producing MAVKTYKPITPGQRFKTMSSFEEITRTNPEKSLLAPLKKTGGRNNKGRITSRRRGGGHRRHYRIIDFKRDKVDIPARVDSIEYDPNRSANIALLIYADGEKRYILAPHRLVVGTQIISSESAPIKVGNTLSLQNIPAGSIVHNIEMKPGKGGQISRSAGAGAQIMAKEGDYVTLKLPSGEMRMIHKRCRATLGEVGNKEHENISLGKAGRARWMGRRPKVRGVAMNPVDHPMGGGEGRSSGGRHPTTPWGKPTKGYKTRKKNKASNKYIVARRKKK from the coding sequence ATGGCTGTAAAAACATATAAACCGATCACTCCTGGACAGCGTTTTAAAACAATGTCATCCTTTGAGGAAATCACCAGGACTAATCCTGAAAAAAGTCTACTGGCACCATTAAAAAAGACGGGTGGCCGTAATAATAAAGGTCGCATTACTTCTCGTCGTCGAGGTGGTGGTCATCGTAGACATTATCGTATTATTGATTTCAAGCGTGACAAGGTTGATATACCTGCACGGGTTGACTCAATCGAATATGATCCCAATCGATCTGCCAATATTGCATTACTGATCTATGCTGATGGTGAGAAACGCTATATTCTAGCTCCTCATAGATTAGTGGTTGGGACTCAGATAATCTCAAGTGAATCCGCGCCTATTAAGGTTGGAAATACCTTGTCACTGCAGAATATCCCTGCTGGTTCTATCGTTCACAATATCGAGATGAAGCCAGGTAAGGGTGGTCAGATTTCCAGATCTGCCGGTGCTGGTGCACAGATCATGGCAAAAGAGGGTGATTATGTAACTCTCAAGCTGCCCAGTGGCGAAATGCGGATGATCCACAAGCGCTGTCGGGCAACTCTTGGCGAAGTTGGAAACAAGGAGCATGAAAATATCTCTTTGGGTAAAGCTGGCCGAGCACGTTGGATGGGTCGCCGACCCAAAGTACGGGGCGTTGCCATGAATCCTGTTGATCACCCAATGGGTGGTGGTGAAGGACGTTCTTCTGGTGGTCGTCACCCGACGACACCCTGGGGAAAACCAACCAAGGGCTATAAGACACGCAAAAAGAATAAAGCGTCAAACAAGTATATTGTCGCTCGACGTAAGAAGAAATAA
- the rpsS gene encoding 30S ribosomal protein S19 — translation MPRSIKKGPYIEAKLLAKAEAAQESKKRVVIKTWSRRSMIIPDFVGLTFAVHNGKKFIPVYVSENMVGHKLGEFSPTRTYRGHTDKARKK, via the coding sequence ATGCCAAGATCTATTAAAAAAGGGCCCTATATAGAGGCCAAACTGCTGGCAAAAGCTGAGGCCGCTCAGGAAAGCAAGAAGCGTGTTGTGATCAAAACCTGGTCACGCCGTTCCATGATCATTCCTGATTTTGTCGGGTTGACCTTTGCCGTACATAATGGAAAAAAATTCATTCCTGTTTATGTCTCTGAGAATATGGTGGGGCATAAGCTTGGAGAATTTTCACCAACAAGAACTTATCGCGGTCACACAGATAAAGCGAGAAAGAAGTAA
- the rplV gene encoding 50S ribosomal protein L22 yields MDAVAKARHIHQSARKVRQVLNEVRGKQVENAMNKLHFTPKKAARIIEKTLRSAVANAVNREGSEVDADKLFIKEAFCDEGPTMRRFRARAMGRATIIRKRTSHLTIVVAEKE; encoded by the coding sequence ATGGATGCTGTCGCTAAAGCTAGACATATTCATCAGTCAGCTCGTAAAGTTCGCCAGGTATTGAACGAGGTACGGGGTAAGCAGGTTGAGAATGCGATGAATAAATTGCATTTCACCCCCAAAAAAGCTGCCAGGATCATTGAAAAAACCCTGCGTAGTGCTGTGGCAAATGCGGTGAACCGGGAAGGTTCTGAGGTTGATGCCGACAAGCTGTTTATCAAAGAAGCATTCTGTGATGAAGGTCCTACAATGCGTCGCTTTCGAGCACGTGCCATGGGTCGGGCCACTATCATTAGAAAGCGTACCAGTCACCTGACCATCGTGGTCGCAGAGAAAGAATAG
- the rpsC gene encoding 30S ribosomal protein S3, giving the protein MGQKTHPVGFRLGFNRTWSSNWFDEKNFADKLNEDILLRKYIYQRLAHAAVDKIDIHRTSKKITISISTARPGIVIGRKGEEVDRLREEIRRLTAREIQINVNEIKRPELSARLVGRNIADQLVKKIAFRRAAKKAIQSTMRMGAEGIKVTVSGRLGGAEMSRTETFHEGRVPLHTLRSDIDYALVEAQTTYGVIGVKVWICNGEAIGIAG; this is encoded by the coding sequence TTGGGTCAAAAAACACATCCTGTAGGTTTCCGTCTGGGTTTTAACAGAACCTGGAGTTCCAACTGGTTTGACGAGAAGAATTTTGCAGATAAATTGAATGAAGACATTCTGCTGCGGAAATACATATATCAACGTCTCGCTCATGCCGCTGTTGATAAAATCGATATTCATCGTACCAGTAAAAAGATCACTATCTCAATATCTACTGCCCGTCCCGGTATCGTGATCGGTAGAAAAGGTGAAGAAGTCGATCGGTTACGTGAAGAAATTCGCCGACTTACTGCTCGAGAGATACAGATCAATGTAAATGAAATCAAGCGTCCTGAATTGAGTGCTCGTTTGGTTGGCAGAAATATTGCTGATCAGCTGGTGAAAAAGATCGCCTTCCGCCGTGCGGCTAAAAAAGCGATCCAGTCCACCATGCGTATGGGTGCCGAAGGAATCAAAGTGACCGTTTCCGGTCGCTTGGGTGGCGCTGAAATGTCACGTACAGAAACCTTCCATGAAGGTCGTGTACCGCTGCATACCCTGCGTTCTGATATTGATTACGCCCTGGTAGAAGCTCAAACCACATATGGCGTCATTGGCGTTAAGGTTTGGATCTGCAATGGGGAAGCTATCGGAATTGCCGGTTAA
- the rplP gene encoding 50S ribosomal protein L16 produces the protein MLMPRKVKYRRHHRGRKHGNAARGNEVSFGTFGLKALEAGWITSRQIEATRVAIVRKVRKSGRMWIRIFPQKPVTIKPAETRMGKGKGSPEYWVAVVKPGRIMFEVDGIDLATATEAFRLAGHKLPIKTKTVARRDIHES, from the coding sequence ATGTTAATGCCAAGAAAGGTTAAATACCGTCGGCATCATCGCGGAAGAAAACATGGTAACGCCGCCAGGGGGAACGAAGTATCATTCGGAACCTTTGGACTGAAAGCTCTAGAAGCAGGCTGGATCACTAGCCGCCAGATAGAAGCTACTCGCGTTGCTATCGTACGAAAAGTTCGTAAGTCAGGGCGCATGTGGATTCGTATATTTCCACAGAAACCCGTCACTATCAAACCTGCTGAAACTCGCATGGGCAAGGGAAAGGGTTCACCAGAATATTGGGTGGCCGTTGTCAAGCCTGGTCGAATTATGTTTGAGGTTGATGGTATTGATCTTGCGACAGCCACAGAAGCCTTCCGTCTGGCCGGACATAAATTACCCATTAAAACTAAAACCGTCGCCAGGCGCGATATTCATGAGAGTTGA
- the rpmC gene encoding 50S ribosomal protein L29 — protein MKTSDIKDLSVEALQNKLADNETEMANLRFQKALQQLERPTRLRELRREIAQVKTVLHEVELGIREDKGLDV, from the coding sequence ATGAAGACTTCTGATATAAAAGATCTTTCAGTAGAAGCCTTGCAAAACAAGCTCGCTGATAATGAGACTGAGATGGCAAATCTTCGTTTTCAGAAAGCGCTTCAGCAATTGGAAAGACCTACCCGTCTGCGAGAATTGCGTCGCGAAATTGCACAGGTAAAAACCGTACTTCATGAAGTAGAATTAGGTATTCGTGAAGATAAAGGGCTAGATGTATGA
- the rpsQ gene encoding 30S ribosomal protein S17, translating into MSERGKRKVLQGIVTSNAMDKTIVVKVSRRLRHPLYGKFIKKSKSFKAHDEKNVSKVGDEVKIMESRPISKDKRWRLLETVKQALEV; encoded by the coding sequence ATGAGTGAACGCGGAAAACGTAAGGTTCTCCAAGGGATTGTCACAAGCAATGCCATGGATAAAACCATCGTGGTAAAAGTAAGTCGCCGTTTGCGCCATCCACTTTACGGAAAGTTCATCAAAAAGAGTAAGAGTTTTAAAGCTCATGATGAAAAGAACGTATCCAAGGTCGGCGATGAGGTGAAAATTATGGAGAGTCGTCCAATTTCCAAAGACAAACGTTGGAGACTCTTGGAGACCGTTAAGCAGGCTTTAGAAGTCTAA
- the rplN gene encoding 50S ribosomal protein L14, which produces MIQQETRLAVADNTGAKEVLCFKVLGGSRRRYASVGDLIMVTVKHAIPNSTVKKGEISTAVVVRTKKEIRRKDGSYIRFDENAAVLLNAQGEPRGTRIFGPVARELREKKHMRIVSMAPEVL; this is translated from the coding sequence ATGATACAACAAGAAACACGACTCGCAGTCGCTGATAACACAGGTGCTAAGGAAGTCCTCTGTTTCAAGGTTCTTGGTGGCAGTCGCCGTCGATACGCCTCTGTAGGTGATCTGATTATGGTTACAGTAAAACATGCCATTCCCAATAGTACGGTTAAAAAAGGTGAAATTTCCACCGCCGTAGTTGTAAGAACCAAGAAAGAGATCCGTCGCAAAGATGGTAGCTATATTCGATTTGATGAAAATGCTGCTGTATTGCTTAACGCCCAGGGTGAACCACGGGGAACCCGTATCTTCGGTCCCGTTGCCCGTGAATTGCGTGAGAAAAAACATATGCGCATCGTTTCTATGGCGCCAGAAGTGCTCTAG
- the rplX gene encoding 50S ribosomal protein L24, which translates to MNMKIKKNDQVVVLAGADKGKTGKVLAVFPKTKRVLVEGVNFIKKHQRQTSANAPSGIIEKEAAMHMSNVALLQDGKPAKVGYKHLEDGRKVRFLKASGEIIDR; encoded by the coding sequence ATGAATATGAAAATTAAGAAGAACGATCAGGTTGTGGTATTGGCTGGTGCAGATAAAGGAAAGACAGGAAAAGTCTTGGCTGTATTCCCGAAAACTAAGCGAGTGTTGGTTGAGGGCGTTAACTTTATCAAGAAGCATCAACGCCAGACTTCAGCAAATGCACCCTCCGGTATTATTGAAAAGGAAGCAGCCATGCACATGTCAAATGTAGCATTGCTTCAGGACGGTAAACCAGCAAAGGTTGGCTATAAACATTTGGAAGATGGTCGCAAGGTACGCTTTTTAAAAGCTTCCGGCGAAATCATCGATCGATAA
- the rplE gene encoding 50S ribosomal protein L5, translating to MSDYTPRLKEKYVAEVVPVLMKKFEYSSTMQVPTVKKITINMGLGKAKEEPRRLEAAVNELTTISGQKAVITKAKKAISNFKLRAGDPVGARVTLHGKNMWEFLDRLIAIALPRVRDFNGVPNRSFDGRGNYSLGIKEQIIFPEIDYDKIEGVNGMDISITTSANTDEEAFELLSALGTPFRRKQV from the coding sequence ATGAGTGATTATACACCTAGATTAAAAGAAAAATATGTCGCAGAAGTTGTTCCTGTACTCATGAAGAAGTTTGAGTATTCAAGTACGATGCAGGTTCCTACTGTGAAGAAGATCACCATCAATATGGGTTTGGGAAAAGCGAAAGAAGAACCTCGCCGCTTGGAAGCAGCAGTCAATGAGTTGACCACTATCTCTGGGCAAAAGGCAGTTATTACCAAAGCCAAAAAAGCAATTTCAAACTTTAAGCTGCGCGCTGGAGATCCGGTGGGCGCTCGTGTGACCCTGCATGGTAAGAACATGTGGGAGTTTCTTGATCGTTTGATCGCAATTGCTTTGCCCCGTGTGCGTGACTTCAATGGGGTTCCCAACAGGTCATTTGATGGTCGTGGGAACTACAGTCTCGGTATCAAGGAACAAATTATCTTCCCGGAAATCGATTATGATAAGATCGAAGGTGTGAACGGGATGGATATCAGTATCACTACCTCTGCAAATACAGATGAAGAAGCTTTTGAGCTATTATCAGCTCTGGGTACCCCCTTCAGACGCAAGCAGGTATAG
- a CDS encoding type Z 30S ribosomal protein S14, which produces MAKKSLIAKAKRTPKFKVRGYNRCRVCGRPRGYLRKFGLCRICFRELALKGEIPGIVKASW; this is translated from the coding sequence ATGGCTAAAAAATCCCTGATCGCCAAAGCAAAACGGACACCTAAGTTTAAGGTGAGAGGCTACAATCGTTGCCGGGTGTGTGGAAGACCCCGTGGTTATCTACGCAAGTTCGGTCTATGTAGAATCTGTTTTCGTGAGTTGGCACTTAAAGGTGAAATCCCTGGCATTGTTAAGGCCAGTTGGTAA
- the rpsH gene encoding 30S ribosomal protein S8, with translation MSMNDPISDFLTRIRNAQQAGHRWTDIPSSNLKLRMALLLKLEGYIKDFVIVEDDKQNVLRVYLKYTTKGSPVITGLTRISRPGRRHYVPADNLPRVRNGLGIAILTTSRGVITDKQAKRERVGGEVLCHVW, from the coding sequence ATGTCAATGAATGATCCAATCTCTGATTTCCTAACCCGCATTCGTAATGCCCAGCAAGCTGGACACCGTTGGACCGATATTCCAAGTTCCAACCTCAAGCTTCGCATGGCATTGTTACTTAAGTTGGAAGGATATATCAAAGATTTTGTTATCGTCGAAGATGATAAGCAGAATGTATTACGAGTTTATTTGAAATATACAACCAAAGGCTCGCCGGTTATCACTGGTTTGACCCGTATCAGTCGTCCTGGTCGTCGTCATTATGTACCTGCTGATAATCTGCCTCGCGTTCGTAATGGTTTGGGGATCGCTATTCTCACTACCAGTCGCGGCGTGATCACTGACAAGCAAGCGAAGCGCGAGCGTGTTGGTGGCGAAGTCTTGTGTCATGTGTGGTAG
- the rplF gene encoding 50S ribosomal protein L6, translated as MSRIGKMPVAIPAGVEVKVHADYIEAKGPKGADLVETLPLVKVEQVENEIIVTRNSDEKDARAVHGLTRALINNLVTGVSTGFSREMEVIGTGFTVLPQQGGLLLNVGFSHPVFIGAVDGINYDVKKGNTNFTVRGYSKYMVGQISAKIRSVRPPEPFKGKGIRYKDEYVRRKAGKTVGK; from the coding sequence GTGTCAAGAATTGGAAAAATGCCAGTTGCGATCCCCGCAGGAGTAGAGGTAAAAGTTCACGCCGATTATATTGAGGCTAAAGGCCCCAAAGGTGCTGATCTTGTTGAAACTCTTCCTCTGGTCAAGGTGGAACAAGTCGAGAATGAGATAATCGTTACTCGAAATTCTGATGAAAAAGATGCTCGTGCCGTCCACGGACTAACGCGCGCATTGATTAATAATTTAGTTACAGGTGTATCTACAGGCTTCTCGCGTGAAATGGAAGTGATAGGTACCGGTTTCACTGTATTACCTCAGCAGGGTGGTCTGCTCCTGAACGTTGGTTTTTCTCATCCTGTATTTATTGGTGCAGTTGATGGCATTAACTATGATGTGAAAAAGGGTAACACCAATTTCACCGTGAGAGGCTATAGCAAGTATATGGTCGGTCAGATCTCTGCTAAGATTCGTTCAGTACGTCCACCTGAGCCCTTTAAGGGTAAGGGTATTCGCTATAAAGACGAATACGTGAGACGTAAAGCCGGAAAAACTGTTGGAAAATAA
- the rplR gene encoding 50S ribosomal protein L18 → MKYPKSAKELKRLKKKKALRARLSGTAEVPRLVVFRSNRHIYAQVVNDLENRVLFGSTDLQEAVKGQLKKESNKTDASMALGKSIAEKAKAAGIKKVVFDRNGFKYHGRVKALAESVRAEGLEC, encoded by the coding sequence GTGAAGTATCCTAAATCAGCAAAAGAACTTAAAAGGCTGAAAAAGAAAAAAGCTCTGCGCGCCCGTTTATCGGGGACAGCAGAGGTACCCCGTTTGGTTGTATTCCGCAGCAATCGTCATATTTATGCTCAGGTTGTTAACGATCTCGAGAATCGTGTACTCTTTGGAAGTACAGATCTTCAGGAAGCTGTTAAAGGACAACTGAAAAAAGAGAGTAATAAAACTGACGCAAGTATGGCGCTCGGTAAAAGTATTGCTGAAAAAGCCAAAGCAGCTGGTATTAAAAAGGTCGTATTTGACCGTAATGGGTTTAAATACCACGGCCGTGTCAAAGCGTTGGCTGAGTCGGTAAGAGCCGAAGGATTGGAGTGCTAA
- the rpsE gene encoding 30S ribosomal protein S5, giving the protein MKRSINPSEIEFKEEKVVKINRVAKVVKGGRRFSFNAIVVVGDGNGHVGVGLGKANEVMSSVNKGKENAKKSVVKVPIVNGTLPHAVIGKYGAGRVMLKPASPGTGIIAGGAIRAIMEQVGITDVLAKILGTRNPHNVIKATMEGLSQLNDATEIAHKRGISIQELFN; this is encoded by the coding sequence ATGAAACGATCAATTAATCCCAGCGAGATCGAGTTTAAAGAGGAAAAGGTCGTCAAGATCAACCGGGTTGCTAAGGTTGTGAAAGGTGGTCGTCGGTTTAGCTTCAATGCAATTGTTGTTGTAGGTGATGGGAATGGTCACGTTGGTGTTGGTTTGGGAAAAGCCAACGAAGTCATGAGTTCTGTCAATAAGGGTAAAGAGAACGCCAAAAAGAGCGTTGTCAAAGTTCCCATTGTGAATGGAACACTTCCTCATGCTGTCATTGGTAAATATGGCGCTGGTCGGGTTATGCTGAAACCAGCATCTCCTGGTACTGGGATCATTGCTGGTGGTGCTATCCGTGCCATTATGGAACAGGTTGGTATTACTGATGTTCTGGCTAAGATTCTGGGAACTCGTAACCCTCATAATGTTATCAAGGCGACTATGGAAGGGCTTTCACAGCTGAATGATGCTACTGAGATCGCCCACAAACGTGGAATTTCCATTCAGGAGTTATTTAACTAA
- the rpmD gene encoding 50S ribosomal protein L30 encodes MSAKKKVEQVRVTQIKGLIGQKEKLKRTVEALGLKRIDHSVVHEDNPVIQGMIFKVKHLVTVEKV; translated from the coding sequence ATGAGTGCCAAGAAAAAAGTCGAGCAGGTCAGGGTAACCCAGATCAAAGGGCTTATCGGACAAAAAGAAAAATTAAAACGAACTGTTGAAGCGCTTGGTTTAAAGCGTATCGACCATAGTGTTGTTCATGAGGACAATCCTGTTATCCAGGGGATGATCTTCAAAGTGAAACACTTGGTAACAGTGGAGAAAGTATAA
- the rplO gene encoding 50S ribosomal protein L15, protein MKLGDLNPAAGSTKKRKRIGRGNASGWGRNAGRGEKGYGSRTGSKSAGLFEGGQMPLHRRLPKRGFTNHFRKEYEILNLRDLARIETATIDATVLVEAGLINKAGNLIKVLGDGEIDRAVEITADAFSKSAEEKITAAGGKVTRR, encoded by the coding sequence ATGAAATTAGGTGATTTGAACCCAGCTGCCGGTTCAACCAAAAAACGGAAACGGATTGGCCGTGGCAATGCCTCTGGTTGGGGTCGTAATGCCGGTCGTGGCGAAAAAGGTTATGGTTCCAGAACTGGATCTAAAAGTGCCGGTCTCTTTGAGGGTGGTCAGATGCCTCTGCATAGAAGATTACCAAAACGTGGTTTCACCAACCATTTTCGTAAGGAATATGAGATTCTGAATTTGCGGGATCTTGCCAGAATTGAAACCGCTACCATTGATGCAACCGTCCTGGTTGAAGCCGGTCTGATTAATAAAGCCGGAAATTTGATCAAAGTACTGGGCGATGGTGAGATCGATCGTGCTGTGGAGATCACAGCAGATGCTTTCAGCAAGTCTGCTGAAGAGAAGATTACTGCTGCCGGAGGAAAGGTAACGCGTCGATGA
- the secY gene encoding preprotein translocase subunit SecY codes for MIEKIRTIFRIPELKNRILFTLGMIAVFRLGSHVPLPGVDVNVLSAAIDNLQQGMQGFLGLFDLFAGGNFKKATVFAIGIMPYISASIILQLLGSVIPYFQKLQKEGEEGRKKITQLTRYATVLIATMQAWGIGIFLSSMEASVGGASAKVVPDGGAGFMALTVITLVTGTIFLMWLGEQITERGIGNGISLIIMIGILVRLPQVIFKEIHYVQNEVHTIFTEILLIGILIAVVAAVIMLTQGTRKIPVQYAKRVVGRKVYGGQSTHIPLRINTAGVMPIIFAQAILMLPGMIGTYFSESAWVGTMLRLFDYNHPFYLTVFGLFIVFFTYFYTAIAFNPVEVADNMKKQGGFIPGIRPGKRTAEFIDNILTRVTLPGAIALALIAVFPSIIVNFLNVDYDVASFFGGTSLLIMVGVALDTLQQVESHLLMRHYDGFMKSGKLRGRRRM; via the coding sequence ATGATTGAAAAAATCAGAACCATTTTCCGAATTCCAGAATTAAAGAATAGAATTCTCTTTACCTTAGGGATGATCGCTGTATTTCGACTCGGAAGTCATGTACCGCTGCCAGGTGTTGATGTTAACGTACTCAGTGCGGCCATCGACAATTTGCAGCAGGGGATGCAAGGATTTCTAGGCTTATTTGATCTTTTCGCAGGCGGGAACTTTAAAAAAGCCACCGTCTTCGCCATTGGCATTATGCCCTATATCTCCGCATCAATCATATTGCAGTTACTTGGGTCTGTTATTCCATATTTCCAGAAGCTGCAGAAGGAAGGTGAAGAAGGTCGGAAAAAGATCACGCAGTTAACCAGATATGCTACCGTTTTGATCGCCACCATGCAGGCGTGGGGTATTGGTATATTCCTAAGCAGTATGGAAGCCTCTGTGGGTGGAGCCAGTGCCAAGGTTGTCCCTGATGGCGGGGCTGGTTTTATGGCTTTAACAGTCATTACCCTGGTTACTGGTACTATCTTTTTGATGTGGTTGGGTGAACAAATCACCGAACGCGGTATTGGCAACGGAATATCGTTGATCATCATGATTGGTATTTTGGTTCGCTTGCCTCAGGTGATCTTTAAAGAGATCCATTACGTACAGAATGAAGTTCATACAATATTTACCGAAATACTCCTTATCGGTATTTTGATCGCTGTTGTTGCAGCCGTCATCATGCTGACCCAGGGGACTCGTAAGATTCCCGTACAATATGCGAAGCGGGTTGTTGGCCGTAAGGTATATGGTGGCCAATCTACTCACATTCCTTTGAGAATCAATACTGCTGGTGTAATGCCGATCATCTTTGCTCAGGCCATCCTGATGCTTCCAGGTATGATTGGTACATATTTCTCGGAAAGTGCCTGGGTTGGTACGATGTTGAGGTTGTTCGACTATAACCACCCCTTTTATCTAACCGTATTTGGACTCTTCATTGTATTTTTTACCTATTTCTACACCGCGATTGCTTTTAATCCGGTTGAAGTTGCTGACAATATGAAAAAGCAAGGTGGTTTCATACCGGGGATTCGTCCTGGGAAAAGAACTGCTGAGTTTATCGATAATATTCTCACCAGGGTTACTTTACCTGGAGCAATAGCTTTGGCTTTGATCGCAGTTTTTCCATCGATTATTGTCAATTTTTTAAATGTTGATTATGATGTAGCCAGTTTTTTTGGGGGAACCAGCCTGTTGATCATGGTTGGTGTAGCATTGGATACACTGCAGCAAGTAGAATCACATCTGCTGATGCGTCACTATGACGGATTTATGAAATCCGGCAAGTTGCGTGGTCGTAGGCGGATGTAG